Proteins encoded together in one Shewanella oneidensis MR-1 window:
- a CDS encoding DUF3014 domain-containing protein — protein MQVNQDDRITPQETSSSSNRFALIAIVLVILLSAGGYYYYSKDDSPKLIPNAPIVLPEPPSSEPLTLETTPEPETTTVVNETPAVTTPTDTTVTPVEPQVPAEIVPSLPESDAFVHQKALAIINNNVVGSSLVNQDLIRQFVVFVDNLAQGELTRKVSPVKGPEKLFTVSEITNKVYLNPESYHRYDAYATVIANMDQQSLMHTYKQLTPLFDEAFAELGYSNAKFNDRMLQAIKVMLAAPIIEEPIELSSISVNYRFVDPNLEALPSAQKLLVRMGPENTRKVKAALRKMENQLAQ, from the coding sequence ATGCAAGTTAATCAAGATGATAGAATTACACCTCAAGAGACCTCCTCTAGCAGTAATCGCTTTGCATTGATTGCGATTGTGCTCGTCATCCTGCTCTCTGCGGGAGGTTATTACTACTACAGTAAAGATGACTCTCCAAAGCTCATTCCTAATGCACCGATAGTGCTACCAGAGCCTCCGTCCTCTGAACCACTCACGCTGGAAACAACCCCTGAACCTGAAACGACAACCGTGGTTAACGAGACGCCAGCAGTCACAACCCCCACAGACACAACTGTTACACCTGTGGAGCCTCAAGTGCCCGCTGAAATCGTACCAAGCTTGCCTGAGAGCGATGCTTTTGTGCATCAAAAAGCGCTAGCGATCATCAATAACAATGTCGTTGGATCATCCTTAGTCAATCAAGATCTGATCCGTCAGTTTGTGGTCTTTGTCGATAACTTGGCTCAGGGCGAACTCACCCGCAAAGTCAGCCCAGTGAAAGGCCCTGAAAAGTTATTTACTGTGTCTGAAATTACTAACAAAGTGTATTTAAATCCAGAGAGTTACCACAGATACGATGCCTACGCGACCGTGATTGCTAATATGGATCAGCAAAGTTTAATGCACACCTACAAGCAACTCACGCCGCTGTTTGATGAGGCCTTTGCAGAACTGGGTTATAGCAACGCCAAATTCAATGACAGAATGCTACAAGCGATTAAGGTAATGCTCGCAGCGCCTATCATTGAAGAACCCATAGAACTGAGTTCAATTAGCGTAAACTATCGCTTCGTCGATCCCAATTTAGAAGCCTTGCCCAGCGCCCAAAAATTGCTTGTCCGTATGGGCCCAGAGAACACCCGCAAAGTGAAAGCCGCGCTGCGTAAAATGGAAAATCAACT
- the recG gene encoding ATP-dependent DNA helicase RecG: MQQLDLVPITELKGVAKRVAEKLAKLGITTVQDLLFHLPLRYEDRTQIYPIAALMPGNYGTIEAEIQSTQILQGRKRMLVCNVRDNTGSMSLRFFNFSMAQRNAMQNGLMIRAYGEIRRGNHQAEIVHPEYKIVYPGEDIHLSDTLTPIYPTTEGLKQASWIKLTEQALELLEDGGLTELLPADLQPNNMSLKQALQTLHRPHAGISQFDLELGQHPAQQRLVQEELLAHNLSMLRLRQRSNLDAAVTMHATGQLLNPFLTSLPFKPTGAQQRVVAEIGKDLAQPHPMMRLVQGDVGSGKTLVAALAALQAIENGYQVAMMAPTELLAEQHAANFAAWFEPLGLKVGWLAGKLKGKARAQSLADIESGAAQIVIGTHAIFQQQVIFHKLALIIIDEQHRFGVHQRMGLREKGINQGFHPHQLIMTATPIPRTLAMTAYADLDTSIIDELPPGRTPVTTVAIPDSRRNEVLERVRNSVITDKRQAYWVCTLIEESEVLECQAAEDTAEELRQALPELTIGLVHGRMKSAEKQKIMADFKAGTINLLVATTVIEVGVDVPNSSLMIIENPERLGLAQLHQLRGRVGRGAVASHCVLLYKAPLSQTASQRLNVLRQSNDGFVIAQKDLEIRGPGEVLGTKQTGLAELKIADLVRDQALIPHIQKLANHVMSQAPDAVDAIIHRWLGHRQQYVQA; this comes from the coding sequence TTGCAGCAATTGGATCTTGTTCCGATCACCGAACTCAAGGGTGTCGCCAAAAGAGTCGCGGAAAAACTCGCCAAACTCGGCATCACAACAGTACAAGATCTGCTGTTTCACTTGCCCCTGCGCTACGAAGACCGCACGCAAATCTACCCCATCGCCGCACTCATGCCCGGAAATTACGGCACCATTGAGGCCGAAATCCAGTCGACTCAAATCCTTCAAGGCCGTAAACGCATGCTCGTCTGCAATGTGCGTGACAATACTGGCAGTATGAGCCTGCGCTTTTTTAACTTTTCAATGGCGCAGCGCAATGCGATGCAAAACGGGTTAATGATCCGCGCCTATGGCGAGATTCGCCGCGGCAATCATCAAGCAGAAATCGTGCATCCCGAATATAAAATCGTCTATCCGGGTGAGGATATTCACCTAAGCGATACACTCACGCCCATTTATCCAACGACTGAAGGGCTCAAGCAAGCGAGTTGGATTAAGCTCACCGAGCAGGCGCTCGAATTATTAGAAGATGGCGGCTTGACCGAGTTATTACCCGCCGATTTGCAGCCGAACAATATGAGCCTAAAACAGGCGCTGCAAACCCTGCATCGCCCCCATGCGGGGATTTCACAATTTGATTTAGAGCTTGGTCAACACCCCGCACAGCAGCGACTGGTACAAGAAGAGTTACTCGCCCACAACCTCAGTATGCTGCGTCTTAGACAACGCAGTAATCTAGACGCCGCCGTGACCATGCATGCCACAGGGCAATTACTAAACCCTTTTCTTACCTCACTGCCCTTTAAACCCACAGGCGCGCAGCAACGTGTCGTTGCCGAGATAGGTAAAGATTTAGCACAACCGCATCCCATGATGCGCTTGGTGCAAGGCGATGTTGGCTCGGGCAAAACCTTAGTTGCCGCCCTCGCCGCCCTGCAGGCCATCGAAAACGGCTATCAAGTGGCCATGATGGCCCCTACCGAGTTACTCGCCGAGCAACACGCTGCCAATTTTGCTGCGTGGTTTGAGCCGTTAGGATTAAAAGTCGGATGGCTTGCAGGTAAGCTTAAAGGTAAAGCTCGCGCGCAATCTTTAGCGGATATTGAATCTGGCGCCGCCCAAATAGTGATCGGCACCCACGCCATTTTTCAGCAGCAGGTTATCTTCCACAAGCTCGCCTTGATCATCATCGACGAACAGCACAGATTCGGCGTCCACCAGCGCATGGGACTCAGGGAAAAAGGCATCAACCAAGGTTTTCATCCGCATCAATTGATCATGACGGCAACCCCGATCCCACGGACGTTAGCCATGACGGCCTACGCCGATTTAGATACCTCGATTATCGATGAGTTACCCCCTGGACGCACGCCCGTTACCACAGTCGCCATACCCGATTCGCGCCGTAATGAAGTACTCGAGCGCGTCCGCAACAGCGTGATCACGGACAAGCGCCAAGCCTATTGGGTCTGCACCTTAATTGAAGAGTCTGAAGTGCTCGAGTGTCAGGCCGCCGAAGATACCGCTGAAGAATTGCGCCAAGCGCTCCCAGAGCTGACCATAGGTTTAGTACATGGCAGGATGAAAAGTGCTGAAAAGCAAAAGATTATGGCGGACTTTAAAGCGGGAACCATCAATTTATTGGTGGCAACGACAGTTATTGAAGTCGGCGTAGATGTCCCTAACTCCAGCTTAATGATTATCGAAAACCCCGAGCGATTGGGGCTTGCACAGCTGCATCAACTGCGCGGGCGCGTAGGGCGCGGTGCCGTAGCCAGCCATTGTGTGTTACTCTACAAGGCGCCATTGAGTCAAACCGCAAGTCAGCGGTTGAATGTACTGCGGCAGAGTAATGATGGTTTTGTTATCGCCCAGAAAGACTTAGAGATACGTGGTCCCGGCGAAGTATTAGGCACTAAACAAACAGGGCTAGCCGAGCTTAAGATAGCTGATTTAGTTCGAGATCAAGCGCTTATACCACATATCCAAAAGCTTGCGAATCATGTGATGTCGCAAGCACCCGATGCGGTTGATGCCATTATTCATCGTTGGCTTGGACACAGGCAACAATATGTTCAAGCGTAA